One window from the genome of Saccharomyces mikatae IFO 1815 strain IFO1815 genome assembly, chromosome: 4 encodes:
- the SAS10 gene encoding rRNA-processing protein SAS10 (similar to Saccharomyces cerevisiae SAS10 (YDL153C); ancestral locus Anc_7.330), with product MAIKRSNRANTSNVTDEVNPYGLNEVDDFASKREKVLLGQSTLSGRAKDDDDYLLEDENEEEVLAMDDDDESIDEGEDVEEEGELDGAAAYKKIFGRNLEADQLPEEDEESGMLNNENAWGSTKGEYYGADDLDDEEAAKEIEKEALRQQKKHLEELNMNDYLDEEEEEEWVKNAKEFDVGKFKSSTKQPETKVSVRDILNMDEEARDNYLKTMFPEFAPLSKEYTELAPKFDELKNSDDNECNKLKTIALGSYLGTISCYYSVMLHELRNNEDFTSMRGHPIMEKVLTTKEIWRQASELPSNIDIIEESGSESEEIPNIDDFNEEKLKSLKNNGNSGSEDNEEEQKESEDEEGESDEDDDVDIDDFEEYVAQSRVSSKPKTLSKPETDDFVESEIADVDAQDKKARRKTLRFYTSKIDQQESKKTDRFKGDDDIPYKERLFERQQRLLDEARKRGMHDNNGADLDDKAYSLEDEAVSRSINTQGENDYYQQVQRGKQVKKTFRKEAHKNAIIAAREGKLAELAENAVGDGKRAINYQILKNKGLTPRRNKDNRNSRVKKRKKYQKAQKKLKSVRAVYSGGQSGVYEGEKTGIKKGLTRSVKFKN from the coding sequence ATGGCTATCAAAAGATCAAACAGAGCTAACACCTCCAATGTTACAGATGAGGTCAACCCATATGGCTTGAACGAAGTTGATGATTTTGCTTCTAAAAGGGAAAAAGTTTTACTTGGACAGTCCACTCTTTCCGGTAGGGCCAAGGATGATGACGACTATctgttagaagatgaaaacgAGGAGGAAGTCCTGGCCATGGATGACGACGATGAGTCTATAGATGAAGGTGAAGAtgtggaagaagaaggagaacTTGACGGTGCTGCAGCCtataagaaaatatttggtAGAAACCTAGAAGCAGATCAGCttcctgaagaagatgaagaaagtggTATGTTGAACAACGAAAATGCTTGGGGCTCCACAAAGGGAGAATACTACGGAGCTGATGATttggatgatgaagaagctgCTAAggaaatagaaaaggaagcTTTACGACAACAAAAGAAGCACTTAGAAGAACTTAATATGAACGACTATTTagatgaggaagaagaagaagagtgGGTCAAAAATGccaaagaatttgatgtAGGTAAGTTCAAGAGCTCGACTAAGCAGCCAGAAACCAAGGTTTCTGTAAGGGATATTTTAAATATGGATGAGGAGGCAAGAGATAATTATTTAAAAACAATGTTTCCTGAATTCGCTccactttcaaaagaatacaCCGAACTAGCTCCCAAATTTGACGAATTAAAGAATTCCGATGACAATGAATGCAATAAATTAAAGACAATTGCACTTGGAAGTTATCTAGGTACAATATCATGTTACTATAGTGTCATGTTGCATGAACTCCGTAATAATGAAGACTTTACTTCCATGAGGGGCCACCCAATCATGGAAAAGGTCCtaacaacaaaagaaatttggaGGCAAGCAAGTGAACTACCATCCAACATAGATATAATTGAGGAAAGTGGTTCtgaaagtgaagaaattcctaacattgatgatttcAATGAAGAGAAACTGAAGTcgttaaaaaataatggaaaTTCAGGTTctgaagataatgaagaagaacaaaaggaaagtgaagatgaagaagggGAAagcgatgaagatgatgacgtagatattgatgattttgaagaatacgTAGCTCAATCGCGTGTGAGTTCCAAGCCAAAAACATTGTCCAAACCTGAAACAGATGACTTCGTTGAATCTGAAATTGCTGATGTTGACGCACAAGATAAAAAGGCTCGTAGAAAAACTTTGCGTTTCTATACTTCGAAAATTGATCAACAAGAGAGTAAAAAGACAGATAGATTCAAAGGTGATGACGATATACCTTACAAGGAACGTTTGTTTGAGAGGCAGCAACGCCTGTTGGATGAAGCTCGTAAAAGAGGTATGCATGACAATAATGGGGCTGATCTTGATGATAAGGCATACAGTCTAGAAGATGAGGCGGTTTCTAGAAGTATTAACACCCAGGGTGAGAACGATTATTATCAGCAGGTTCAGAGAGGTAAGCAAGTCAAGAAAACATTTCGTAAAGAGGCTCATAAGAATGCTATAATTGCTGCAAGGGAAGGTAAACTGGCTGAATTGGCTGAAAATGCTGTAGGTGATGGAAAGCGTGCTATTAACTACCAGATTTTAAAGAACAAAGGCCTAACGCCTAGGAGAAACAAAGATAACAGAAACTCTCGTGttaagaagagaaagaagtaCCAAAAAGCGCAAAAGAAACTCAAATCTGTTCGTGCAGTTTATTCAGGTGGTCAATCAGGTGTCTATGAAGGTGAAAAGACAGGTATTAAGAAGGGTTTGACAAGATCTgttaaattcaaaaattga
- the RPC53 gene encoding DNA-directed RNA polymerase III subunit C53 (similar to Saccharomyces cerevisiae RPC53 (YDL150W); ancestral locus Anc_7.329) yields the protein MSSNKGNGRLPSLKDSSSNGGSAKPSLKFRPKAVARKSKEEREAAASKVKLEEGIKRGSDKKNFNNNKNKRVTGPGGQQRRMPKYLNNTHVISSGPLAAGNFVSEKGDMRRGFIKSEGSGSTLVQKGLETIDNGAESSENEAENEGNEGVTSKSKKKFNMGREFEAQNLIEDVDDNESEKSSDVDMDEEEWRSKRIEQLFPVRPVRVRHEDVETVKREIQEALSEKPTREPTPNVKTEPVGTELQSFLEERERHVNEKFEDLGLQNELQSADEKEVAAELELLNADHQHILRKLKKMDNKPERFMIFQLPTRLPAFERPVVKEEGDEVEVQTSDSAKKKNSVNKKDTKGFLSAEELAGTIGSIRVHKSGKLSVKIGNVAMDIGKGAETTFLQDVIALSIADESSSAELLGRVDGKIVVTPKI from the coding sequence ATGAGCAGTAATAAGGGAAATGGGCGCTTGCCATCGTTAAAAGATTCTTCCTCTAACGGAGGATCAGCCAAGCCTTCATTGAAGTTCAGGCCAAAAGCAGTTGCAAGAAAATCCAAGGAAGAAAGAGAGGCAGCCGCGTCTAAAGTGAAGCTGGAGGAAGGTATCAAGAGAGGTAGtgacaagaaaaattttaataataacaagaataaaagaGTAACCGGCCCGGGTGGACAGCAAAGGCGAATGCCCAAATATTTAAATAACACACATGTTATTTCTAGCGGTCCCTTAGCTGCAGGGAATTTCGTAAGCGAGAAGGGTGATATGAGAAGAGGATTCATCAAATCAGAAGGAAGCGGATCAACATTAGTGCAGAAGGGTTTGGAAACTATTGACAATGGTGCCGAAAGCTCTGAAAATGAGGCAGAAAATGAAGGCAATGAAGGCGTAACGTCCAAATCCAAGAAGAAGTTCAATATGGGAAGAGAATTCGAGGCTCAGAATCTCATAGAGGACGTAGACGATAATGAAAGTGAGAAAAGCAGTGACGTGGATatggatgaagaagaatggAGATCTAAACGTATCGAGCAATTATTTCCTGTGAGGCCCGTCCGTGTAAGACATGAAGACGTTGAAACTgttaaaagagaaatacaAGAAGCTCTTTCTGAGAAGCCAACCCGTGAACCCACTCCGAATGTAAAGACAGAGCCTGTTGGAACTGAATTACAATCCTTCttagaagaaagagaaaggcACGTCAATGAGAAATTTGAAGATCTGGGACTACAGAACGAACTTCAATCAgctgatgaaaaagaggTTGCGGCGGAGCTAGAGCTATTGAATGCAGATCATCAGCATATACTGCGGAAGCTAAAGAAGATGGACAATAAACCCGAGAGATTCATGATATTTCAATTACCCACTAGACTGCCAGCTTTTGAAAGACCTGTTGTGAAAGAAGAGGGAGACGAAGTAGAAGTACAAACTAGCGACTCTGctaagaagaagaatagtGTCAATAAGAAAGACACGAAGGGCTTTTTATCTGCCGAAGAGCTGGCCGGTACTATCGGGTCTATAAGGGTTCACAAGTCTGGGAAACTCTCTGTAAAAATTGGAAATGTGGCGATGGATATTGGTAAAGGTGCCGAAACCACATTCTTGCAAGATGTCATAGCATTGAGCATCGCTGATGAATCATCATCAGCTGAACTCCTAGGCCGTGTGGACGGTAAAATAGTAGTCACACCTAAAATTTGA
- the ATG9 gene encoding autophagy protein ATG9 (similar to Saccharomyces cerevisiae ATG9 (YDL149W); ancestral locus Anc_7.328) produces MEKDEYQLPNSHGKNTFLSRIFGLQSDEVNPSLNNQEMSNFPLPDIERGSSLLPSSKVSHEVGDENDLRVPESDQGTSTEEEDEEEEEQIQAYAPQIGNRLYGGNHLNKVASDKKVFKNENSGLERPVEGSTDDSVPKVGQLSSDEEDNEFINNDGFEDDTPLFQKGSMQDSVTKKSNIVENGQRPLFFRHILQNNHPQRNTQKLFTSSKATRYDKDKNADNSSRNTNWSRKHGTKYFGRGSQSRFNGSSSNYTNRFTNLFLLRKPNLLNNISVLNSTPEDRINTLSVKERALWKWANVENLDMFLQDVYNYYLGNGFYCIILEKILNISTLLFVVFISTYMGYCVDYSKLPSSHQVSDIIIDKCYSNNITGFTKIFLWLFYFFVILKIVQLYFDVKKLSELQNFYTYLLNIADDELQTLPWQNVIQQLMYLKDQNAMTANVVEVKAKNRIDAHDVANRIMRRENYLIALYNSDILDLSLPIPLLRTNVLTKTLEWNINLCVMGFMFNESGFIRQSVLKPSQREFTREELQKRFMLAGFLNIILAPFLVTYFVLLYFFRYFNEYKTSPGSIGARQYTPIAEWKFREYNELYHIFKKRISLSTTLANKYVDQFPKEKTNLFLKFISFISGSFVAILAFLTVFDPENFLNFEITSDRSVIFYITILGAIWSVSRNTIAQEYHVFDPEETLKELYEYTHYLPKEWEGRYHKEEIKLEFCKLYNLRIVILLRELTSLMLTPFVLWFSLPSSAGRIVDFFRENSEYVDGLGYVCKYAMFNVKDIESNDTDSIGEDGLTRKTAANERHTFNSRRRRKFTSEDHSNNDMANNKMLQSYVYFMDDYSNTDNLTGKYQLPVKRGYQNNEGDPFLNNKYSWRKQFQPGQKPELFRIGEHALGPNHNITPAVYSTNKTAKKWNNNSNNTNSNNNNNNNNNNNNNNGKNIGDETNEAATNKDNNDSNNNNNGNKDSEYEITESFLDSGAFSHYDGINHNSILNSDYNSNGILNKGGVLGLVKEYYKKSDVGR; encoded by the coding sequence ATGGAGAAGGATGAATACCAGCTACCCAACTCTCATGGGAAGAATACTTTTCTATCGCGAATATTTGGTTTGCAATCTGATGAAGTTAACCCTTCTCTTAACAATCAGGAGATGAGTAATTTTCCTTTACCTGACATAGAGAGAGGTTCATCTTTGTTGCCTTCTTCTAAAGTAAGCCATGAGGTTGGAGACGAGAATGATTTACGTGTTCCTGAGTCAGACCAAGGCACGAGcacagaagaagaggatgaagaagaggaagaacaGATCCAAGCGTATGCGCCACAGATTGGTAATAGATTATATGGCGGCAATCATTTAAATAAGGTGGCAAGTGATAAGAAAGtatttaaaaatgaaaatagtGGTCTAGAGAGGCCAGTTGAGGGCTCTACTGATGATTCTGTACCCAAGGTCGGGCAGCTTTCgtcagatgaagaagataatgaGTTCATAAATAATGATGGTTTTGAAGACGATACACccctttttcaaaagggAAGTATGCAAGACTCTGTCACGAAAAAGAGCAACATTGTAGAAAACGGTCAACGacctttatttttcaggCATATCTTACAGAATAACCATCCTCAACGTAATACTCAAAAGTTATTTACCTCATCGAAGGCCACTCGATACGATAAGGATAAGAATGCGGATAATTCTTCTCGGAATACCAACTGGAGTAGAAAACATGGCACCAAGTATTTCGGCCGTGGATCACAATCTCGATTTAATGGCTCGTCGTCGAATTACACAAATCGGTTCACCAACTTATTTCTACTAAGAAAACCGAATTTGTTAAACAATATTTCTGTTTTGAATAGCACCCCTGAAGATAGAATAAACACTTTAAGTGTCAAAGAACGGGCTCTTTGGAAGTGGGCAAATGTAGAAAACCTTGACATGTTCCTACAAGATGTTTACAATTATTATTTAGGAAATGGGTTTTATTGCATAATTCTAGAAAAAATACTGAATATCAGTactttactttttgttgTCTTCATTTCAACGTACATGGGTTATTGCGTTGATTACTCGAAATTGCCGAGTAGTCATCAGGTTTCAGATATTATTATCGATAAGTGTTattctaataatataaCAGGATTCacaaagatttttctctggttgttttatttctttgttatACTCAAAATTGTTCAGCTTTACTTTGATGTTAAAAAATTATCGGAATTGCAAAACTTCTATACGTACTTGTTAAACATAGCAGATGATGAGCTTCAAACTTTGCCGTGGCAAAACGTAATACAACAATTGATGTATTTGAAGGATCAAAACGCAATGACGGCAAATGTGGTTGAGGTTAAAGCCAAGAATCGAATTGATGCACATGATGTCGCAAATAGGATTAtgagaagagaaaattaTCTCATAGCACTTTACAACAGTGATATTTTGGATTTGTCCTTACCTATACCATTACTTAGAACCAATGTATTGACAAAAACATTAGAATGGAATATAAATTTATGTGTCATGGGTTTTATGTTCAATGAATCCGGTTTTATTAGGCAAAGTGTTCTAAAACCTTCCCAAAGGGAGTTTACACGAGAAGAGTTGCAAAAAAGGTTCATGTTAGCAGGATTTCTTAACATTATACTTGCCCCATTTTTGGTCActtattttgttttgctttatttttttagataTTTTAATGAATATAAGACGTCGCCAGGATCTATTGGGGCACGCCAATACACTCCAATTGCAGAATGGAAATTCCGTGAGTATAACGAACTTTATCACATTTTTAAGAAGAGAATCAGTTTGAGCACAACATTGGCTAACAAATACGTCGACCAATTTCCAAAGGAAAAGACTAATctgtttttgaagtttatttcttttataagTGGATCGTTCGTGGCAATTCTAGCTTTTCTTACTGTTTTTGATCCagaaaactttttgaacttCGAAATCACCTCAGATAGATctgtcattttttatattactATTTTGGGTGCTATATGGTCTGTAAGTAGAAATACAATAGCACAAGAGTACCACGTTTTTGACCCCGAAGAGACTCTTAAAGAGCTGTATGAATATACACACTACTTACCAAAAGAGTGGGAAGGAAGATACCATAAGGAGGAGATTAAATTAGAGTTCTGTAAATTGTACAACTTACGGATAGTAATACTTTTGCGGGAACTCACTAGCTTAATGTTGACGCCGTTTGTTCTTTGGTTTTCACTGCCTTCTTCAGCTGGCAGAATTGTTGATTTCTTCAGAGAAAATTCTGAGTATGTGGATGGGTTGGGATATGTCTGCAAGTATGCCATGTTTAACGTGAAGGATATAGAAAGCAACGATACTGACAGCATTGGAGAAGATGGTTTAACAAGAAAGACGGCTGCGAACGAAAGACATACATTCAACAGTAGACGAAGGAGAAAATTTACTAGCGAAGACCATAGCAATAACGATATGGCAAACAATAAAATGTTACAATCATACGTTTATTTCATGGATGATTATTCTAACACAGATAATTTGACAGGTAAATATCAGTTACCTGTAAAGCGAGGTTATCAAAATAACGAAGGCGACCCATTTCTGAATAATAAGTACTCCTGGAGAAAGCAATTCCAACCAGGTCAGAAGCCAGAGTTATTTAGAATAGGCGAGCATGCACTGGGTCCCAATCACAACATAACACCTGCTGTATACTCTACAAACAAAACCgcaaaaaaatggaataacaatagtaataatactaatagtaataataataataataataataataataataataataataatggcaAGAACATAGGTGATGAGACTAATGAAGCTGCTACtaataaagataataatgatagtaataataataataatggcaATAAAGATTCCGAATACGAGATCACAGAATCTTTTTTAGATTCGGGTGCTTTCTCTCATTATGATGGAATAAATCACAACAGTATATTAAATTCGGATTATAACAGTAATGGTATACTCAATAAAGGTGGTGTACTGGGACTtgttaaagaatattaCAAAAAGTCAGATGTTGGAAGATAA